A single Brassica rapa cultivar Chiifu-401-42 chromosome A04, CAAS_Brap_v3.01, whole genome shotgun sequence DNA region contains:
- the LOC103863985 gene encoding putative cytochrome c oxidase subunit 5C-4, with product MANVPKIGKAVYQGPSIVKEIIYGIALGLAAGGLWKMHHWNNQRRTREFYDLLEKGEISVVVADE from the coding sequence ATGGCGAATGTTCCAAAGATAGGGAAGGCTGTGTACCAGGGACCAAGCATAGTCAAAGAGATAATCTATGGAATAGCACTAGGACTTGCGGCTGGAGGGTTGTGGAAGATGCATCATTGGAACAACCAAAGGCGAACGAGGGAGTTTTACGATTTGCTAGAGAAGGGGGAGATCAGTGTTGTCGTTGCAGATGAGTAG